From the genome of Paracidovorax avenae:
GATCACCGGCAGCATGGCTTCCACGGCCGAGGTGTCGAGGGCGCCCGAGCCGGTCACGCCCTTGAGCGAAACGTAGTACACGTAGCCGCTCGCGACGCGCGCCACCTGCTGCATGCGCTGCTCCGTGCTGGTGGGCGCCAGCAGGAAGATCAGGTCCATGCCATGCGCGCGCAGCCTGGCGGCGAAGTCCTCGCACTCTTCGGGAGGGTAATCCACGATCAGTACCCCGTCCACGCCGGCCTCGGCCGCATCGCGCACGAAGGCGTTGTCTCCGTGGCGCTGGTCGTAGCGTTCCACCGGGTTGGCGTAGCCCATGAGCACCACCGGGGTTTTCGTGTTGCGCTGGCGGAACTCGCGCACGTAGCCGAGCACCTGGGCCATGCCCACGCCCAGGGAGAGGGCCTTCTCCCCGGCCTTCTGGATCACCGGGCCGTCGGCCATGGGGTCGGAGAACGGCACGCCGAGCTCGATCACATCGGCGCCGGCCTCCACCATGCCGTGCATCAGCGCAGGCGTGATGTCCGCGAACGGGAAGCCGGCGGTCACGTAGGGGATAAGGGCCTTGCGGCCGCGGGCCTGCAGTTCGGCGAAGGTCGCCGCGATGCGGCCCTGTGCGGGCTCCATGGCTGCCACGGGCGCGGAGGTCGTCATGTCGGTGCTCATGCTGCGGGTCCTCCCTTGACGGCATGGCCCCGCATGGACGGGCGGTCGTAGAAATCCACCCCCGAGAGATCCGCCACCGTGCCGATGTCCTTGTCGCCACGGCCCGACAGGTTCACGAGGATGGATTGGTCGGTGCGCAGGGTCTTGGCGAGCTGCATCGCGTAGGCCACGGCATGGCTGGATTCCAGCGCCGGGATGATGCCCTCGGTGCGGCAGAGGTAGTGGAAGGCGTCGAGCGCTTCCCTGTCGGTGATGCCCACGTACTCGGCGCGGCCAATCTCCTGCAGCCAGGCATGCTCGGGCCCGACGCCGGGATAGTCCAGGCCGGCGCTGATGCTGTGGGTCTCGGTGATCTGGCCGTTCTCGTCCTGCAGGATGAAGGTGCGGTTCCCGTGCAGCACGCCCGCGCTGCCGCGCTGCAGCGATGCCGAATGCTTGCCGCTGTCCAGCCCCTCGCCGGCAGCCTCCACGCCGATGAGGCGCGTCTTCTCGTGCGGGATGTAGGGATGGAAGATGCCCATGGCATTGCTGCCGCCGCCCACGCAGGCGATCACCGCGTCGGGGTGCTCGGCGGCGATGCGCTGCTCGGCCAGCATGCCGGGCATCTGCGCGAGGCATTCGGTGCCGATCACGCTCTGGAAGTCGCGCACCATCATGGGATAGGGATGCGGCCCTGCCACCGTGCCGATGATGTAGAAGGTGTTGTCCACGTTTGCGACCCAGTCGCGCATGGCCTCGTTGAGCGCGTCCTTGAGCGTGCGGCTGCCCGAATCAACGGGCACCACGGTGGCGCCCAGCAGTTTCATGCGATAGACGTTCGGGCTCTGGCGCTTCACGTCTTCCGCGCCCATGTACACCACGCATTCGAGACCATAGCGCGCGCAGATGGTGGCCGTGGCCACGCCGTGCTGGCCTGCACCGGTCTCGGCGATCACGCGCGGCTTGCCCATGCGGCGGGCGAGCATGGCCTGGCCGATCACGTTGTTGATCTTGTGCGCGCCCGTGTGGTTGAGGTCTTCCCGCTTGAGGAAGATCTGCGCGCCACCCATCTCGCGGCTCATGCGCGCGGCATGGTAGACGGGCGAGGGCCGGCCCACGAAGTGCGCGAGTTCGCTGTGGAATTCCTTCAGGAAGTCCGGGTCGTTCTGGTAGCGCGCATACGCCTCGCGCAGTTCGGTGAGGGCATGCGTGAGCGTCTCGCTCGCGAAACTGCCGCCATAGCGGCCGAAGTGGCCCGAAGCGTCGGGCTGTTGGTAGGAAAGCATCAATCGTTCTTCGCAAAATGCACATCGGCCGCGCGCACGGCGGCGATGAAGCGTTGGATCTTGCCGGCGTCCTTGATGCCCCGCAGCGGACGGCCGTCGGGGTCTTCGGCTTCCACGCCGGAACTGACGTCAACCGCGAGCGAAAGGCCGCGCGGCCGCACCTGCAAGATGCCATCGGTCACGTTTGCAGGCGTGAGTCCACCAGACAAAACGAGGTGAGAGCCGACGCTTGGTGGAAGGAGTGACCAATTGAATGCCTTGCCGCCGCCGCCATAGCCTTCGACGTGGGCGTCGAGCAGGATGGCCTGGGCGCGTGAGTATTGGTGGGCGAATTGTACGAGGTCGAACGCCGGTGCGTGCGCGTCCAGGGGAATGCGGGCCGCGCGCACGAAGGGTCGCCGTCCCGCGCCCGCGGCCTCCTGGCAGGCCTCGGGGCTTTCGTCGCCGTGGAACTGCAGGGTGGCGCCGGGGACCTCGTCGCAGGCGGCCGCCACTTCCGCGGCTTCGGCATTCACGAACAGGAGCACGGGCGTGACGAAGGGAGGCAGGCGGCGCGCGAGCGCGGCGGCCCGCTGCACGGTCACCGCGCGCGGGCTCTTCGGATACATCACGAATCCCACCGCATCGGCCCCGGCCTGAACGGCGGCGTCCAGGTCCTGTTCGCGGGTGATGCCGCAGATCTTGATGCGCGTGCGCGGGGCTGGAGCGTCGCCGCGCCGGCTGTCCGGCAGGGGCGTGTCAGTGGCGGATGAAGGCTTGGGCGAAGACATGGAGGTATGCGGATGGGATGGCTGCAGGCGCATCTTCGGCCCGCTGCGGGGGCGGGCAGCGAAACGGCTCAGCCGCGGGGCGTGCCGTCAGGGCAGCCAATCATACGCAGCGGTGCGATCGGGCAGTCCCCAGGCCGGATCGTAGACCGGACCGAGAAAGTACAGGCCGTCCGGGGAGAAGGTGGGCGCCGCCGCGTCCCGCGAGCGCGCCTGCAGCACGGCGTGCATCCAGTCCGCCGGGTGCTGTCCCTGGCCGACCGCCACGAGGCATCCCATGATGTTGCGCACCATGTGGTGCAGGAAGGCATTGCCCTCGAACTCGAATCGCCAGTAGCAGGTGGGTACGTCGCCACGGTCGCCCGAGGCCTGGCCTGCCGGCACCCCGCCCGTGCCGCGCTGCGTGATCTCGATGCGGCGCAGCGTCTTGACGGGTGACTTCGCCTGGCATGCGGAGGCGCGGAAGGAGGTGAAGTCGTGTTCGCCAAGCAGGTGCCGTGCCGCGGCGCGCATGGCGTCCCCGTCCAGGGCGTGGAAGACCCAGCCCACCCGTCCCGACTCCACGCTCGGGCGCACGGGCGACTGCAGTAGTACGTAGGCGTACCGGCGGGCCGTGGCGCTGGCGCGCGAATGGAAGGCTTCCGGCACGGGGCGCGCCCACTGCACGGCGATGTCCGGCGGCAGGAAGGTGTTGGTGCCGCGCACCCAGGAGAACGGCGTTCGCTCCAGCGGCGTGTCGAAGTGCACCACCTGCATGAGGCCGTGCACCCCGGCATCCGTGCGCCCGGCGCAGATCGTGGAGACCTCGTGCGTGGCGAATCGCGCGAGGGCCGCCTCGAGGCGGTCCTGCACGGTCGTCCCACCGGGCTGGCTCTGCCAGCCGCGGTAGGCGGAACCGTTGTAGCTGACGCCCAGCGCCACCCTCATGGCCGCCCGCCCGTGCGCCGGGCCCGCCCGGTCGCGGACTGCCGGGCCATCAGCCCAGTTCGGCCAGCAGGCGCTGTGCCCGGGCCTTGAGCGGGCCCGAGGATTCCGCGATGACTTCCTCGACCAGGGTGCGCGCGCCTTCGGCGTCCCCGATCGCATTGAACTCTTCGGCCAGCGCCAGCTTGGTGGCCAGCGGGTCGTCCGGCAGCCCGGCGGCGTCGCCCATTGCTTCGCCAGGCTCCGTGGCGGCAGGGGCGGTTTCTGCTGCAGCGGTGGACGGCTCCACGCGGCCGGCGGAGGGCGCATCCAGGTCCAGCGACAGATCGCCCAGGTCGAATTCGAGGGGAACGGGGGCGGAAGCGGGCGCGGCCTCCGGCTCCAGCGAGGCGCGGGCCGAGTCTGCCAGCGACAGATCATCCGGGAAGTCCAGTTCCGGAGCCGGTGCGGACTGCGGGGCGGCGCTGCCGGCCATCGGGAGCGGAGAGGTGGGCGACGGATCGAACTCGAGCACCGGCTCCGCGGCCTCTGCAGGCGCCGCTGCGGTGCTGGCCAGAGGGGCCGTCGTGGCTGCAGCCGTCGCCGCTGCGAAGGCGCCGGGCGCCGCGGGCGGCTGGGCGGGCGCTTCGGTCAGGGCATCGTCCGGCAGGTCGAGATCCAGGTCCAGGTCGAGGTCGGGCGGCATCGCTGACGCGGTGGCTGCCGCTGCCCCGGCTGCCGCTCCGGCGGCAGCGACGCCAGCAGCCGTACGGCCGTCGGTCAGCGTGCTGGGGAATCCTTCGGCGGGCAACGGGTGCGCGTCGCCGTCGTCCAGCACCGGGGGGCGGCCCCCCGGCTGGTACAGCGGATTCTCCGGGTCGATGCTGCGGCCGAGGTCTGCGACACGGTTCCAGTCCATGCCTTGCCCGTCGGTCAGCCGGAACACGTCCTGCGCCACGGCGCCGAGCGCCTTGCGGTCCTGGCGCTTGGCGTAGATCTCTGCCAGTTTCACGTGCACCGCGGTACGGTCGGGGCTGTGGCGCAGGGCCTCCTTGAGGATTTCTTCCGCCTGCAGGTCACGGCCGTAGGCCAGATAGACATCGGCTTCGGCCACGGGGTCCACGTCGCCGCCCGCGTCGAGCTGGCTGGGCGAGTACGCCATGGACGATGCGCCCGTGGTGAGCTGGCTGCTGGCAGTGTCCACCCGCTGCCCGCCGCTCGCGCCGAAGAAGGAGTCCGGCTGCAGCTTGCTTTCGAGGAAGGAGCTGTCCACCGTATTGCGGTTGCGCCGGTTCTGTACCGTCCGGTAGACGCCGTAGCCCAGCAGCAACGCCAGCAGGCCGCCGCCGGCCAGCGGAAGCATCGGGTTCTCCAGCAGGGAATCCAGGAATCCGGGCTCTTCCGGCGGCGCAACCGGGGGAGGCGTTTGCGGGCGTGCAGCCGGAGCGGGGGCGGCCGCTGCAGCGGCCGAGGCTCCGGACGCAGGAGCGCTGGCCGCCGCTGCTGCAGAGGCTGCCGTTTCCTGCGTCGGAGCGGGCGCCGGGGCGGATGCCGTTGCCGACGCCGCAGCGGCAGCCGGTGCCGCGGAGGGGGCGCTGGCCGCCGGCGCTGGCGCAGGGACCGGCGCGGGCGCGGATGCAGCAGGTGCCGGCGCCGAGGCCGGGGGGGCGCCGACCGGCACGGCGATGCGGCCGGGCTGAGCGGCCGAGGCGGCACCGGCCGGCGCGGGTGCGCCCGCCGGTGCGGACGCGGTCCCCAGCTTGTTCAGTTCGGAGATGTTCTTGGACAGCTCGGCCATGCGGGCGGAGTCCGCTCCGGCCTGCTTGTCGCGCGCCAGCTGCTCCTCGGCGGCGCGCTGGCCGCGCATGGCACCCTTGGAGAGCGTGAGCTTGTCGGGCGCAGCGGTTGCTGCCTTGCGGTCTTCGACCTGCGTCTGCACGCGGCCGCTGGCAGAGCGTTCGGCTGCAGCCACCTCGGCGGAAGGGGCCGCACCCGCGAGGCGGCGGCGGAATTCGTTGAAGTCGCGGCTTTGCGCGGCGATGATCTGCCGTGCTTCCGCGGGCGGCGTGGCGCGGGCCTGCGCCTCGCTCGGGATATCCAGCACGGCGCCCGACTTCATGCGGTTCACGTTGCCGCGGATGAAGGCGTCCGGGTTGGCACGCATCATGGCCACCAGCATCTGGTCCAGCGAGACCCCGGCAGGGCGGTAGGCGCCGGCCAGACGGCCGGCCGTGTCGCCGGGGCGCACCACCACGTTCTCGGGAGCTCCCGGGGACGTTGCGGGCGCTGGCGCCGCTGCGGTGGCCGGGCGTTGCGGGCGGGCCGCTGGCGGGGCGGCTGGCGCAGGCGCTGTCGCGGAAGAGGGTGGCGGCACCTCGGCGCGCGGCTGCTGCGCGGGTACTGCCGGGCGGGACGGGGCCGTGGCCTGCGGCACGGGCGAGGGGGCTGCGCCCGCCTGCGCGGTGGCGGTGGGGGCCGGCGCCTCGCGGCGGCTGGCAGGTGGATCGAGCAGCAGAGTGTAGCTGCGCACGAGCTGGCCCGCGTTCCAGCTGGTGTCCAGCACCAGGTCCACGAAGGGGTCGTTGACGGGGCGGCTCGTGGTCAGGCGCAGGACCATGGAGCCGTCGGCCTTGCGCTGCAGCCGCACCTGCAGGTCGTTGAGGGTGGGAGAGAACTCCAGGCCCTGCGCACGGTAGGTCTGCGCGGAGGCCGGGGCGGCGCGCAGGGATTCCGCTTCGGCGGCCGTGATCTGAGGCAGGTCGATTTCGGCCCGCAGCGGCTCGCCCAGGGCCGACTGGACCGACAGGCGCCCGAGGGAAAGGGCACTGGCATCGGAGGTGTAGAAGCCGGTCGAGACGAGGGCCGCCGCGGCCAGAGCAGATAGTTTCCAACGATGCATGTGTGCCATCAGCCGATCAAGTTTGAGCCTTCGCGAAAAGCGCGGAAGCGGGACGAACCCGGTTCCGCGCCTGCGCGTGAAAATATGTAAAAAGCACCATAGCATCAATGTTTTGCAGTGACAAGCGAGGTACCGGGGCCCCCGCGATCACCTCCACGGGAGGCTCGCGAGAGGCCGTTTTTGCATGTTGTCGTAGGACAACGACTCGTAACAAAGCGTGCGTGAATCCCGTATCCCGGTTACGTCCAGCCCGGGGCGGGAAGGCGCCGCGGTCAGGCGTCCAGCAGGATGCGCAGCATGCGGCGCAGCGGCTCGGCGGCGCCCCACAGCAGCTGGTCGCCGATGGTGAAGGCGCCGATGTAGTCCGGGCCCATGGCAAGCTGGCGGATGCGTCCGACCGGGATGGTCATCGTGCCGGTCACGGCGACGGGGGTCAGGTCCTTGAGCGTCGCCTCGCGGGTGTTCGGCACCACCTTCACCCACTCGTTGTCGGCGGCGATCATGGCCTCGATGTCGGCCACGGGCACGTGCTTCTTCAGCTTGAAGGTCAGGGCCTGGCTGTGGCAGCGCATGGCACCCACGCGCACGCAGAAGCCGTCCACCGGCACGGCCTGGGTGCCGAAGCCTTCGCCCTGGCCGAGGATCTTGTTGGTCTCGGCCATGCCCTTCCACTCTTCCTTCGACATGCCGTTGCCCAGGTCCTTGTCGATCCAGGGAATCAGGCTGCCGCCCAGCGGCACGCCGAAGTTGGCGGTCTCGGCCTCGGAGAGGCTGCGCTGCCTGGCGATGACCTTGCGGTCGATCTCCAGGATGGCGCTCTTCGGATCGTCCAGCAGTGAGCGCACTTCGGCATTCAGCGTGCCGTACTGCGTGAGCAGTTCGCGCATGTGCTGCGCGCCGCCGCCGCTGGCCGCCTGGTAGGTCTGGGTGCTCATCCATTCGACGAGGCCGGCCTTGTACAGCGCGCCCACGCCCATGAGCATGCAGCTGACCGTGCAGTTGCCGCCGATCCAGTTCCTGCCGCCCCTGGCGAGCGAATCCTTGATGACGGGCATGTTGACCGGATCGAGCACGATCACGGCGTCGTCCTTCATGCGCAGCGTGGAGGCGGCATCGATCCAGTGGCCCTTCCAGCCGGCGTCGCGCAGCTTGGTGAAGACTTCCGTGGTGTAGTCGCCGCCCTGGGCGGTGAGGATGATGTCGCAGCGCTTGAGGGCGTTGATGTCGAACGCATCCTGCAGCGTGGTTTCGTTCTTCGCCTGCGCCGGGGCCTTGCCGCCCGCGTTCGAGGTGGAGAAGAAAAGCGGCTCGATGAGGCCGAAATCGCCCTCGGCTTCCATGCGTTCCATCAGGACCGAGCCGACCATGCCGCGCCAGCCGACCAACCCTACCAACTTGCTCATTTCAACGCCCTTTCGGTTTAAGAAAACAGTACCCGACCGGGACTGCTCGCCTGGCTCGTCAAGGCCAGGAAGGGCGCACGACGAACCAGGCTGGATCAGCCCTTAATGGTGGTCGTGGTTTTGGTGGTGATTGCGCGCGTGGCCACGCCTGCCAGGGCGGCAGAGGCGGTGTTCAGGGCGAACGGGCGGGCGGCAAACATGAAGAGCGATTTTAGCGGATGCACGGGGGAGCGGCGTACGCGGAGTTACGCATGCAGGCGGCAGGAGCCCGGTCCGCGTCGCGGCAGCGCCACACGTGGCCGCGCTGTTCACCCTCGCAGGACCGAGATGCCCCCGTCCACCA
Proteins encoded in this window:
- the trpA gene encoding tryptophan synthase subunit alpha, with the translated sequence MSTDMTTSAPVAAMEPAQGRIAATFAELQARGRKALIPYVTAGFPFADITPALMHGMVEAGADVIELGVPFSDPMADGPVIQKAGEKALSLGVGMAQVLGYVREFRQRNTKTPVVLMGYANPVERYDQRHGDNAFVRDAAEAGVDGVLIVDYPPEECEDFAARLRAHGMDLIFLLAPTSTEQRMQQVARVASGYVYYVSLKGVTGSGALDTSAVEAMLPVIRRHVHIPVGVGFGIRDAATAQAIGRVADAVVIGSRIIQLLDDQPHERVVPLAIDFLRGVRKALDT
- the asd gene encoding aspartate-semialdehyde dehydrogenase; the protein is MSKLVGLVGWRGMVGSVLMERMEAEGDFGLIEPLFFSTSNAGGKAPAQAKNETTLQDAFDINALKRCDIILTAQGGDYTTEVFTKLRDAGWKGHWIDAASTLRMKDDAVIVLDPVNMPVIKDSLARGGRNWIGGNCTVSCMLMGVGALYKAGLVEWMSTQTYQAASGGGAQHMRELLTQYGTLNAEVRSLLDDPKSAILEIDRKVIARQRSLSEAETANFGVPLGGSLIPWIDKDLGNGMSKEEWKGMAETNKILGQGEGFGTQAVPVDGFCVRVGAMRCHSQALTFKLKKHVPVADIEAMIAADNEWVKVVPNTREATLKDLTPVAVTGTMTIPVGRIRQLAMGPDYIGAFTIGDQLLWGAAEPLRRMLRILLDA
- the trpB gene encoding tryptophan synthase subunit beta, whose amino-acid sequence is MLSYQQPDASGHFGRYGGSFASETLTHALTELREAYARYQNDPDFLKEFHSELAHFVGRPSPVYHAARMSREMGGAQIFLKREDLNHTGAHKINNVIGQAMLARRMGKPRVIAETGAGQHGVATATICARYGLECVVYMGAEDVKRQSPNVYRMKLLGATVVPVDSGSRTLKDALNEAMRDWVANVDNTFYIIGTVAGPHPYPMMVRDFQSVIGTECLAQMPGMLAEQRIAAEHPDAVIACVGGGSNAMGIFHPYIPHEKTRLIGVEAAGEGLDSGKHSASLQRGSAGVLHGNRTFILQDENGQITETHSISAGLDYPGVGPEHAWLQEIGRAEYVGITDREALDAFHYLCRTEGIIPALESSHAVAYAMQLAKTLRTDQSILVNLSGRGDKDIGTVADLSGVDFYDRPSMRGHAVKGGPAA
- a CDS encoding FimV/HubP family polar landmark protein, whose protein sequence is MAHMHRWKLSALAAAALVSTGFYTSDASALSLGRLSVQSALGEPLRAEIDLPQITAAEAESLRAAPASAQTYRAQGLEFSPTLNDLQVRLQRKADGSMVLRLTTSRPVNDPFVDLVLDTSWNAGQLVRSYTLLLDPPASRREAPAPTATAQAGAAPSPVPQATAPSRPAVPAQQPRAEVPPPSSATAPAPAAPPAARPQRPATAAAPAPATSPGAPENVVVRPGDTAGRLAGAYRPAGVSLDQMLVAMMRANPDAFIRGNVNRMKSGAVLDIPSEAQARATPPAEARQIIAAQSRDFNEFRRRLAGAAPSAEVAAAERSASGRVQTQVEDRKAATAAPDKLTLSKGAMRGQRAAEEQLARDKQAGADSARMAELSKNISELNKLGTASAPAGAPAPAGAASAAQPGRIAVPVGAPPASAPAPAASAPAPVPAPAPAASAPSAAPAAAAASATASAPAPAPTQETAASAAAAASAPASGASAAAAAAPAPAARPQTPPPVAPPEEPGFLDSLLENPMLPLAGGGLLALLLGYGVYRTVQNRRNRNTVDSSFLESKLQPDSFFGASGGQRVDTASSQLTTGASSMAYSPSQLDAGGDVDPVAEADVYLAYGRDLQAEEILKEALRHSPDRTAVHVKLAEIYAKRQDRKALGAVAQDVFRLTDGQGMDWNRVADLGRSIDPENPLYQPGGRPPVLDDGDAHPLPAEGFPSTLTDGRTAAGVAAAGAAAGAAAATASAMPPDLDLDLDLDLPDDALTEAPAQPPAAPGAFAAATAAATTAPLASTAAAPAEAAEPVLEFDPSPTSPLPMAGSAAPQSAPAPELDFPDDLSLADSARASLEPEAAPASAPVPLEFDLGDLSLDLDAPSAGRVEPSTAAAETAPAATEPGEAMGDAAGLPDDPLATKLALAEEFNAIGDAEGARTLVEEVIAESSGPLKARAQRLLAELG
- the truA gene encoding tRNA pseudouridine(38-40) synthase TruA, which translates into the protein MRVALGVSYNGSAYRGWQSQPGGTTVQDRLEAALARFATHEVSTICAGRTDAGVHGLMQVVHFDTPLERTPFSWVRGTNTFLPPDIAVQWARPVPEAFHSRASATARRYAYVLLQSPVRPSVESGRVGWVFHALDGDAMRAAARHLLGEHDFTSFRASACQAKSPVKTLRRIEITQRGTGGVPAGQASGDRGDVPTCYWRFEFEGNAFLHHMVRNIMGCLVAVGQGQHPADWMHAVLQARSRDAAAPTFSPDGLYFLGPVYDPAWGLPDRTAAYDWLP
- a CDS encoding phosphoribosylanthranilate isomerase translates to MSSPKPSSATDTPLPDSRRGDAPAPRTRIKICGITREQDLDAAVQAGADAVGFVMYPKSPRAVTVQRAAALARRLPPFVTPVLLFVNAEAAEVAAACDEVPGATLQFHGDESPEACQEAAGAGRRPFVRAARIPLDAHAPAFDLVQFAHQYSRAQAILLDAHVEGYGGGGKAFNWSLLPPSVGSHLVLSGGLTPANVTDGILQVRPRGLSLAVDVSSGVEAEDPDGRPLRGIKDAGKIQRFIAAVRAADVHFAKND